Proteins encoded within one genomic window of Candidatus Sysuiplasma jiujiangense:
- a CDS encoding tetratricopeptide repeat protein, whose product MSEDNRKDMEDGIQLLNEGRAEEAVRKFAKVIKNDPKNAEAYFWRAEASLALAQVSIDEILVLYKKAIEFDPGNAYYQSSLGFFCAENGRFNDAESAYNRAAELDPDSSSQFYSEFAAEYAKKAPVFMEKFLDDKTREMIQRKALKYALKSIMMDEETAKRLL is encoded by the coding sequence ATGTCGGAAGATAACAGAAAGGACATGGAAGACGGGATCCAGCTCCTCAACGAGGGCAGGGCAGAGGAAGCGGTCAGGAAATTTGCAAAGGTGATTAAGAACGACCCGAAAAACGCGGAAGCATATTTCTGGAGGGCGGAGGCGTCTCTCGCACTTGCCCAGGTTTCCATAGACGAAATACTCGTGCTTTACAAGAAGGCGATAGAATTTGACCCGGGAAATGCCTATTACCAGAGTTCACTCGGTTTCTTTTGTGCCGAGAACGGGAGATTCAACGACGCTGAGTCCGCCTACAACAGGGCTGCGGAACTTGATCCTGATTCCTCCTCGCAGTTCTATTCCGAATTTGCCGCCGAATATGCCAAAAAGGCACCCGTCTTCATGGAAAAATTTCTGGACGACAAGACGAGAGAAATGATACAGAGGAAAGCGCTGAAATACGCACTTAAATCCATAATGATGGATGAGGAAACTGCAAAGAGGCTGCTCTAG